Proteins from a single region of Chelonoidis abingdonii isolate Lonesome George unplaced genomic scaffold, CheloAbing_2.0 scaffold1997, whole genome shotgun sequence:
- the LOC116814752 gene encoding retroviral integration site protein Fli-1 homolog produces the protein MTDPDEVARRWGERKSKPNMNYDKLSRALRYYYDKSIMTKVHGKRYAYKFDFQGISQAQQNHPGEGPLYKYHPADLSYLPSYHQQKVGFGLSHAAQLPVSTAGFFGAPSPYWNAGSGNLYQSSPVPRPAAGHLNSFY, from the coding sequence ATGACGGACCCGGACGAGGTCGCACGGCGCTGGGGCGAGCGCAAGAGCAAACCCAACATGAACTACGACAAGCTGAGCCGAGCCCTGCGCTATTATTACGACAAGAGCATCATGACCAAGGTGCACGGGAAACGTTACGCCTACAAGTTCGACTTCCAGGGCATCAGCCAGGCCCAGCAGAACCACCCGGGCGAGGGGCCTCTCTACAAGTACCACCCGGCCGACCTGTCCTACCTGCCTTcctaccaccagcagaaggtgggcTTCGGCCTCAGCCACGCAGCCCAGCTGCCTGTCTCCACTGCTGGCTTCTTCGGGGCCCCCTCGCCCTACTGGAACGCTGGCTCCGGGAACCTCTACCAGAGCTCGCCCGTGCCCCGGCCCGCTGCCGGCCACCTGAACTCCTTCTACTAG